One region of Limnospira fusiformis SAG 85.79 genomic DNA includes:
- the glpX gene encoding class II fructose-bisphosphatase: MDNAIGLEIIEVVEQAAIASARWMGKGEKNTADHVAVEAMRQRMNQIHMRGRIVIGEGERDEAPMLYIGEEVGICTQENSATFCNPEELVEIDIAVDPCEGTNLVAYGQNGSMAVLAISEKGGLFAAPDFYMKKLAAPPVARGHVDLNKSATENLQIISDCMGRAVEELVVVVMDRPRHKELIKEIREAGARVRLISDGDVSAAISCAFSGTNIHALMGIGAAPEGVISAAAMRCLGGHFQGQLIYDPEVVKTGLIGESKESNIARLKDMGIENPDKVYNAEELANGRTVLFAACGITSGTLMEGVRFFGGGARTQSLVISSQSKTARFVDTIHMFEKPKNIQLR, encoded by the coding sequence GTGGATAACGCTATTGGTTTAGAGATTATTGAGGTAGTCGAGCAAGCGGCGATCGCTTCGGCTCGATGGATGGGTAAAGGCGAAAAAAATACCGCCGACCATGTGGCTGTGGAAGCCATGCGCCAACGGATGAATCAAATTCATATGCGCGGTCGTATCGTCATCGGTGAAGGGGAGCGCGATGAGGCTCCTATGCTCTACATTGGTGAAGAGGTAGGTATCTGCACCCAGGAAAATTCGGCGACCTTTTGTAACCCAGAAGAATTGGTAGAAATTGACATCGCCGTTGACCCCTGCGAAGGAACTAACCTGGTAGCCTACGGTCAAAATGGCTCGATGGCTGTGCTGGCTATTTCTGAGAAGGGGGGACTTTTTGCGGCTCCTGATTTCTACATGAAGAAACTAGCAGCCCCTCCGGTAGCTCGTGGTCATGTTGATCTTAACAAATCAGCTACAGAAAACCTCCAGATTATCTCGGACTGCATGGGTCGCGCGGTTGAGGAATTAGTGGTTGTGGTTATGGATCGCCCCCGCCACAAGGAACTGATTAAGGAAATTCGGGAAGCTGGTGCTAGGGTTCGTCTGATTAGTGATGGGGATGTGTCCGCAGCTATCTCCTGTGCTTTCTCTGGAACTAACATTCATGCTCTGATGGGTATTGGTGCGGCTCCTGAAGGGGTGATTTCTGCTGCTGCTATGCGCTGTCTGGGGGGTCACTTCCAAGGACAATTGATCTACGACCCAGAAGTCGTCAAGACTGGTCTGATCGGTGAAAGCAAGGAAAGCAACATCGCTCGCTTGAAAGATATGGGGATTGAAAATCCTGATAAGGTCTATAATGCAGAAGAACTGGCTAACGGCAGAACTGTTCTATTTGCGGCCTGTGGTATTACTTCTGGTACTCTGATGGAGGGGGTTCGCTTCTTCGGTGGCGGCGCTCGGACTCAGAGCTTGGTAATTTCCTCTCAGTCGAAAACGGCTCGCTTTGTAGATACTATCCATATGTTTGAGAAGCCGAAAAATATTCAGCTTCGCTAG
- a CDS encoding AAA family ATPase: MKIKVQNLGVIKQAELELGDLTIICGENNSGKTYVTYALFGFLATWRDGFEVEIANDIIDQILNQGLATINLLTDIDSPEKILSQASEAYADSLGEIFGTNRARFAQTTFEVFLDFNRDFFDDVYETNIGARGSDQQIFSLIKPVNSPELTVTLLATKENLNFPRQIIRKIISDSIKNILFSRFFPRPFIASAERTGAAIFRKELNFARNRLLDELSQVEGEKDRFQLLLSKGYGDYALPIHKNVEFLRNLEGISKRSSNLSEINPGILDDFDDIIGGRYVVTKNDELYYIPTGNKKAQLTMDQSSSAVRSLLDIGFYLKHIAKIGELLIIDEPELNLHPENQRRIARLIARLINSGIKVLITTHSDYIVKELNTLIMLNSDKPHIQQIAEKAGYKQDEILAASRVRVYMAEEALIQLPGKSRRSRCQTLTVATITPDFGMEISSFDTAIEAMNKIQEAIVWGEGF, from the coding sequence ATGAAAATCAAGGTTCAAAATTTAGGTGTTATCAAACAAGCCGAACTCGAGTTAGGAGATCTCACGATTATTTGTGGGGAAAATAACTCTGGCAAAACCTATGTTACCTATGCTTTGTTTGGATTTTTAGCTACATGGAGAGATGGCTTTGAAGTGGAAATTGCCAATGATATTATTGACCAGATTTTAAATCAAGGATTGGCGACGATCAACCTCCTAACTGATATTGATTCCCCAGAAAAAATCCTATCCCAAGCCTCCGAAGCCTACGCAGACAGTCTGGGGGAAATCTTTGGGACAAACCGAGCCAGGTTTGCTCAGACAACCTTTGAAGTTTTTTTAGATTTCAATAGAGATTTTTTTGATGATGTCTATGAAACCAATATAGGAGCCAGAGGCTCTGATCAGCAAATCTTTTCACTAATCAAACCTGTAAATAGCCCAGAATTGACGGTTACACTCCTAGCCACAAAGGAAAATCTGAATTTTCCTCGACAAATCATCAGGAAAATTATTAGTGATTCAATTAAAAATATCCTGTTTTCTCGATTTTTTCCGCGTCCTTTTATCGCCAGTGCGGAAAGAACAGGTGCGGCTATTTTTCGGAAAGAACTCAATTTTGCCCGTAATCGTCTCCTAGATGAACTGAGCCAAGTTGAAGGGGAAAAAGATAGGTTTCAACTGCTGCTTTCTAAGGGGTATGGAGATTATGCGTTGCCGATTCATAAAAATGTTGAGTTTCTGCGTAATTTAGAGGGAATATCTAAACGCAGCAGTAATTTAAGCGAAATCAATCCTGGTATTTTAGACGATTTTGATGATATTATTGGCGGTCGTTATGTGGTCACCAAAAATGATGAACTCTATTATATTCCTACGGGCAATAAAAAAGCTCAGTTAACGATGGATCAAAGTTCTAGTGCGGTTCGTTCGTTACTGGATATTGGCTTTTATTTAAAACATATTGCCAAAATCGGCGAATTACTAATTATTGATGAACCTGAACTAAATTTGCACCCGGAAAACCAACGTCGAATCGCTCGTTTAATTGCTCGGTTGATCAACAGTGGCATCAAAGTATTGATTACGACCCACAGTGATTATATTGTCAAGGAATTGAACACCCTAATCATGCTCAATTCCGATAAACCCCACATTCAACAAATTGCCGAAAAAGCAGGCTATAAACAAGATGAAATTCTCGCGGCTAGTCGTGTTAGAGTTTATATGGCGGAAGAAGCCCTTATCCAATTACCCGGTAAATCGAGGCGGAGTCGCTGTCAAACGTTAACCGTAGCGACAATTACACCGGATTTCGGTATGGAAATTTCCAGCTTTGACACTGCCATTGAAGCCATGAATAAAATTCAAGAAGCGATCGTCTGGGGAGAAGGGTTTTAG
- a CDS encoding valine--tRNA ligase, producing MTATIPTLAPQYDPFSTEAKWQQYWEQKQVFKADPNHPGEPYCIMIPPPNVTGSLHMGHAFNNSLIDALIRYHRMRGYNTLYLPGTDHASIAVQTILERQLREEGKTRYDLGRDKFLDRAWQWKQESGGTIVNQLRRLGVSCDWTRERFTLDEGLSKAVIEAFVRLYEDGLIYRGEYLVNWCPASESAVSDLEVENKEVNGNLWHFRYPLSDGSGFVEVATTRPETMLGDTAVAVNPKDKRYQNLIGKTLTLPIMNREIPIIGDELVDPEFGTGCVKVTPAHDPNDFEMGKRHNLPMINIMNKNGSLNENSGPFVGQDRFVARRNVVKRLESEGFLVKIEDYSHSVPYSDRGKVPVEPLLSTQWFVKIRPLADRALVSLDNQHSPNFVPQRWQKVYRDWLVKLEDWCISRQLWWGHQIPAWYAVSETGGEITDHTPFLVARTAAEAQEKAIASFGEGVKLQQDPDVLDTWFSSGLWPFSTLGWPEKTPDLQTYYPTNTLSTGFDIIFFWVARMTMMGGYFTDQMPFQTVYIHGLILDENGKKMSKSAGNGIDPLLLIDKYGTDALRYTLMREVIGAGQDIRLEYDRSKDESPSVEASRNFTNKLWNAARFVLMNLKGQTPAQLGTPNLEELELSDRWILSRFNQTVKQTCDYMNAYSLGEAAKGLYEFIWGDFCDWYIELAKYRLQGDGGVSQKVAQQVLAYILEGILKLLHPFMPHITEEIWHTLTQTGEQDCLAVQTYPVLQEQMISSDLETDFDLIIGTIRTLRNLRADADIKPKVKVTAILQSENAKEREILQRGEVYINKIAGVDNLVITEALTGNEGQTIAGVVGTIQALIPLAGVVDLPALKQRTEKKLAKIQKEIDSYTKRLSNPNFVDKADPQVVQGARDALAEAEKQAEILQSRLSGF from the coding sequence ATGACTGCAACTATTCCCACACTAGCGCCCCAATACGACCCTTTCTCCACCGAAGCCAAATGGCAGCAATACTGGGAACAGAAGCAGGTCTTTAAAGCAGACCCTAACCATCCAGGTGAACCCTACTGTATCATGATTCCCCCCCCCAACGTGACGGGAAGTCTCCACATGGGTCACGCTTTCAATAATTCCCTGATTGATGCGTTAATTCGCTATCATCGGATGCGCGGTTATAATACGCTATATTTACCGGGAACTGATCACGCTAGTATAGCAGTACAGACTATTTTAGAGCGACAATTGCGAGAAGAAGGTAAAACTCGCTATGATTTGGGCAGGGATAAGTTTTTAGACCGGGCTTGGCAGTGGAAACAAGAGTCCGGTGGTACAATTGTTAATCAATTGCGACGTTTGGGGGTGTCCTGTGACTGGACTCGTGAACGGTTTACGCTGGATGAAGGATTATCAAAAGCGGTAATTGAAGCCTTTGTGCGTTTGTATGAAGATGGCTTAATTTATCGGGGTGAATATTTGGTGAATTGGTGTCCCGCTAGTGAGTCGGCGGTGTCGGATCTGGAAGTGGAAAATAAGGAAGTTAATGGCAATTTATGGCATTTTCGCTACCCTCTGAGTGATGGTAGTGGGTTTGTGGAAGTGGCGACTACTCGCCCGGAAACTATGTTAGGTGATACGGCTGTGGCGGTTAATCCTAAGGATAAACGCTATCAAAATTTGATTGGTAAAACTCTGACTTTACCAATTATGAATCGGGAAATTCCTATCATTGGGGACGAGTTAGTTGATCCAGAATTTGGGACGGGTTGCGTTAAGGTTACTCCCGCCCATGACCCCAATGATTTCGAGATGGGAAAAAGGCATAATTTGCCGATGATTAATATTATGAATAAAAACGGTTCTTTGAATGAAAATAGCGGACCGTTTGTCGGACAAGATAGGTTTGTGGCGCGGCGAAATGTGGTGAAACGCTTGGAAAGCGAAGGGTTTTTGGTGAAAATAGAAGACTATAGCCATTCTGTACCTTATAGCGATCGCGGAAAAGTTCCGGTTGAACCGCTATTATCTACTCAGTGGTTTGTCAAGATTAGACCGTTGGCTGATCGCGCTTTGGTATCTTTGGATAATCAACATAGCCCGAATTTTGTCCCCCAAAGATGGCAAAAAGTCTATCGTGACTGGTTGGTGAAATTAGAAGATTGGTGCATTTCTCGTCAACTGTGGTGGGGACATCAAATTCCGGCTTGGTATGCGGTGAGTGAAACTGGGGGAGAAATTACTGATCATACTCCTTTTCTGGTGGCGCGGACAGCAGCAGAAGCACAGGAAAAAGCGATCGCCTCCTTTGGAGAAGGGGTAAAACTTCAGCAAGATCCCGATGTTCTCGATACCTGGTTTTCCTCTGGTTTGTGGCCGTTTTCGACTTTGGGATGGCCGGAAAAAACCCCCGATTTGCAAACCTATTACCCGACGAATACTCTGTCTACTGGGTTTGATATCATCTTTTTCTGGGTGGCTAGAATGACGATGATGGGGGGATATTTTACCGACCAAATGCCTTTTCAAACCGTTTATATCCATGGTTTAATCCTGGATGAAAATGGCAAAAAGATGTCGAAATCAGCGGGAAATGGTATCGACCCCTTATTGTTGATTGATAAATATGGGACTGATGCGCTGCGTTATACTTTAATGCGGGAAGTGATCGGCGCAGGACAGGATATCCGTTTAGAGTATGACCGCAGCAAGGATGAGTCGCCGTCGGTGGAGGCTTCCCGGAATTTTACTAATAAACTCTGGAATGCCGCCCGGTTTGTGTTGATGAACCTGAAAGGACAAACTCCCGCACAATTGGGAACACCGAATTTGGAGGAGTTGGAATTAAGCGATCGTTGGATTTTGTCTCGGTTTAACCAAACTGTCAAGCAAACTTGTGATTATATGAATGCTTACAGTTTAGGGGAAGCCGCCAAGGGCTTATATGAGTTTATTTGGGGTGATTTTTGCGACTGGTATATTGAATTAGCCAAGTATCGTTTACAGGGAGATGGCGGCGTTTCTCAGAAAGTAGCCCAGCAGGTACTCGCCTACATTTTAGAAGGCATTTTAAAGCTATTACATCCTTTTATGCCACACATTACCGAGGAAATTTGGCACACCTTAACCCAAACCGGGGAACAAGATTGTTTGGCGGTGCAGACTTATCCAGTATTGCAAGAACAGATGATCAGTTCCGACTTAGAAACCGATTTTGATTTAATTATCGGCACAATTCGCACTCTCCGAAATTTGCGCGCCGACGCTGATATTAAACCCAAGGTGAAAGTTACCGCGATTCTGCAAAGTGAAAATGCCAAAGAAAGGGAGATTTTGCAGCGGGGAGAGGTCTATATTAATAAAATTGCTGGGGTGGATAACTTGGTGATTACAGAAGCCCTAACCGGAAATGAAGGTCAAACTATCGCCGGGGTAGTCGGGACTATTCAAGCCTTAATTCCTTTGGCTGGGGTAGTTGATTTACCAGCCTTGAAGCAACGAACCGAGAAGAAATTGGCAAAAATTCAGAAAGAAATTGACAGCTATACCAAGCGTTTAAGTAATCCTAATTTTGTCGATAAAGCCGACCCGCAGGTTGTACAGGGGGCGCGAGATGCTTTAGCAGAAGCTGAGAAACAAGCAGAAATTCTCCAAAGCCGTTTGAGTGGTTTCTAG
- a CDS encoding glutamyl-tRNA reductase, translated as MNIAVVGLSHKTAPVNVREQLSIPEPQIEGAIAHLLSYPHLEEVAILSTCNRLEIYLVTVEAQPGIREVTQFLSESSQLPLAELRPHLFTLLHDDAIMHLMRVAAGLDSLVLGEGQILAQVKQTHKLGQQYKGIGRILNRLFKQALTAGKRVRTETSIGTGAVSISSAAVELVQMKVQDMSDYRVAIVGAGKMSRLLVQHLLSKGANHISIINRSLKRSQELAGQFREADLNLCPLSEMMAVVANSDIVFTSTGATEPILDRAKLETTLAPNQSLMLVDISVPRNVAADVTELPGIQAFNVDDLKAVVAQNYESRRQMAQEAEVLLEEEVEAFDVWWRSLETVPTINCLRDKIEGIREQELEKALSRLGSEFAEKHQEVIEALTRGIVNKILHDPMVQLRSQQDIEARRRAMQTLQTLFNLDPEAISGQQYS; from the coding sequence ATGAATATTGCAGTCGTAGGTCTTAGTCACAAAACGGCTCCAGTTAACGTCCGTGAACAACTCAGTATTCCAGAACCTCAGATAGAAGGGGCGATCGCGCATTTGTTGAGCTATCCTCATTTGGAAGAGGTGGCGATTCTTAGTACCTGTAATCGCTTGGAAATCTATTTGGTCACAGTTGAGGCTCAACCGGGAATTAGGGAAGTGACTCAGTTTCTGTCGGAGTCGAGTCAACTACCCCTGGCTGAACTGCGTCCCCATCTATTTACGCTTCTCCATGATGATGCAATTATGCACCTAATGCGAGTGGCGGCGGGATTGGATAGTTTGGTTCTGGGAGAAGGACAGATCCTCGCCCAAGTTAAGCAAACTCACAAGTTGGGTCAGCAATACAAGGGAATAGGGCGCATTCTCAATCGTTTATTTAAACAAGCGTTGACGGCTGGGAAACGGGTGCGGACAGAAACTAGCATTGGTACCGGGGCGGTTTCTATTAGTTCTGCGGCTGTGGAATTGGTGCAGATGAAAGTTCAGGATATGTCTGATTACCGAGTGGCTATTGTTGGGGCGGGTAAAATGTCTCGCCTATTGGTACAACATCTGCTCTCTAAGGGGGCTAACCACATCTCTATTATAAATCGTTCGTTAAAGCGATCGCAAGAGTTGGCGGGTCAATTTAGAGAAGCGGATTTGAACTTGTGTCCTCTGTCGGAAATGATGGCTGTTGTGGCTAATTCCGATATCGTCTTTACTAGCACAGGTGCGACGGAACCGATTTTAGATCGGGCTAAATTAGAGACTACTTTAGCGCCTAACCAGTCTCTAATGTTGGTGGATATTTCTGTTCCTCGGAATGTGGCGGCTGATGTCACGGAGTTACCAGGAATTCAGGCGTTTAATGTGGATGACTTAAAGGCGGTGGTAGCCCAAAACTACGAAAGCCGCCGCCAAATGGCGCAGGAGGCGGAGGTTCTTCTTGAAGAAGAGGTGGAAGCCTTTGATGTCTGGTGGCGGAGTTTGGAAACGGTTCCGACCATTAACTGTCTGCGCGATAAGATTGAAGGCATTAGAGAACAGGAACTGGAAAAAGCCCTATCTCGTTTGGGATCGGAATTTGCCGAAAAGCATCAGGAGGTTATTGAAGCCCTGACTAGGGGTATTGTCAATAAAATTCTCCATGATCCTATGGTACAATTGCGATCGCAGCAGGATATTGAAGCCCGCCGCCGGGCTATGCAAACCCTGCAAACTCTCTTTAACCTTGACCCAGAAGCTATATCTGGTCAACAATACAGTTAG
- a CDS encoding AAA-like domain-containing protein, with translation MRLGYESIYQVGGSLHRDSPTYVERAADRELYQALKSGEFCYVLNSRQMGKSSLLVRTSHRLQQESLKCISLDMTCIGSENVTPLQWYKGILTFLWTGFKLTSKFPLKSWWNEREDLSLLQRLSQFIEELLKHLPDQNLFIFVDEIDSILSLPFPVDDFFAFIRYCYNERAVNPEYNRITFAIFGVATPSDLIKDKNRTPFNIGKAIQLSGFTLKEAEPLMTGLMMPGKNSRRLLKSILNWTRGQPFLTQKICNILYMEILKGGKHKLWRYKTEEKIISKIVQDYIIDNWEYQDEPEHLRTICNRLLHNQKNLANLLSLYQQILIGIIIEADGSSEQTELIMSGLVVKYHNCLRLKNKIYKSIFNQGWVDKKLGNLRPYSQTLEAWVLSGKTDESRLLRGQALEDAHKWMVGKALSPVDYQFLNASAELEQLQVRQQLEIERSQAIANQLQEQQKRLLQERKNAKKQKVFLGIFAVGFVINSLLVFQTFNLYRKASINEKQARINEIVAIINSANTLFSQNYHLDALLSALAAHRKIETIQSANPEIIEKVKDTVSRAFFRADEFNRIVAHQNMIWRVTFSPDGQYIATSSNDRTIRLWDISGNLLRVFEGHAGDIFDVAFSPDGQFLASASLDKTAKVWTLDGNLVTTLNLHENGVRAIAFSPDGQTIGTASQDKTAQLWRRGDQGWTDAYLYLTLTGHDDAVEAIAFSPDGQNIATSSKDHTVKLWGIDGSLVNTFRGHQNPVWDVVFSPDGKTIVSGSNDGTAKVWGLDGSLITTLPSQEGWVWSVAISPPDSIIRRLGIAFATADLANNIKLWDIDGNLLYTLEGHEQQVWNVSFSPDGKTLASVSNDNSLRLWSFDHPSLTILRGHNRGILDAVFSEDDSFVVTGSDDKTLKIWRPNGELLQTIPTSDGGVLSVSFDYHNQILATGSYDNIVQLWQISPDGTNITLLNTLTEHTGPVWSVAFSPNGEFLVSGGGDGTIKLWNKDGVLQNSWSSQGQTIRTVAISRDSQLIAYGGSGETVQIWGVDGSLKRELSQYHTGTILGLDFSPDGRFLASVAEDDMVKIWDVNSNLINSFKTYHNDIVSDVNFSPDSKILATVGTDGSAKLWTVSGEKLAVFNGHRTRQTRVLSVSFSNDGKKLISTDTDGVAILWNLDNSINYQSVKNYACEWVRDYLPINPDTPNGDRQICQN, from the coding sequence ATGAGACTTGGGTACGAATCAATTTATCAAGTCGGTGGTAGCCTTCATAGGGACTCACCGACCTATGTAGAGAGGGCGGCGGATAGGGAACTCTATCAAGCCTTGAAATCCGGGGAATTTTGCTATGTTCTCAATAGTCGCCAAATGGGTAAGTCGTCCCTGTTGGTGCGGACTTCCCATAGACTACAACAGGAGTCGCTGAAGTGTATCAGCTTAGATATGACTTGTATTGGTAGTGAAAATGTGACACCTTTACAGTGGTATAAAGGGATTTTAACATTTTTATGGACAGGTTTTAAGCTAACCAGTAAATTTCCGCTTAAAAGTTGGTGGAATGAACGAGAAGACCTATCCTTATTGCAGCGTTTAAGTCAATTTATTGAAGAGTTATTAAAACATTTACCCGACCAAAATCTGTTTATATTTGTGGATGAAATAGACAGTATTTTAAGTTTACCATTTCCGGTGGATGATTTTTTTGCTTTCATCCGTTATTGTTATAATGAAAGGGCTGTTAATCCCGAATATAATCGGATTACTTTTGCGATTTTTGGAGTGGCTACACCTTCGGATTTAATTAAAGATAAAAATCGCACGCCGTTTAATATTGGTAAAGCTATACAGTTATCAGGATTTACGTTAAAGGAAGCTGAACCCTTAATGACAGGTTTAATGATGCCGGGTAAAAATTCTCGTCGTCTGCTGAAGAGTATCTTAAATTGGACGAGAGGACAGCCTTTTTTAACTCAGAAAATTTGTAATATTTTATATATGGAGATATTGAAAGGAGGTAAACATAAGTTATGGAGGTATAAAACAGAGGAAAAGATAATCTCGAAAATTGTTCAAGATTACATTATTGATAATTGGGAATATCAAGATGAACCGGAACATTTAAGGACTATCTGTAATCGATTATTGCACAATCAAAAAAATCTGGCGAATTTGCTAAGTCTTTATCAGCAGATTTTAATAGGTATAATAATTGAGGCTGACGGTAGTTCAGAACAAACGGAATTAATCATGTCTGGCTTGGTGGTTAAGTACCACAATTGTTTGAGGTTGAAAAACAAGATTTATAAAAGCATTTTTAATCAGGGTTGGGTGGACAAAAAGTTAGGTAATTTACGACCCTATTCCCAAACTCTTGAAGCCTGGGTGCTTTCTGGTAAAACTGATGAGTCTCGACTGCTGCGAGGACAGGCTTTAGAAGATGCTCACAAATGGATGGTGGGTAAGGCTTTAAGTCCGGTAGATTATCAGTTTTTAAATGCTTCGGCTGAATTGGAACAACTCCAAGTTAGACAGCAACTAGAAATTGAGCGATCGCAAGCTATTGCTAACCAATTACAAGAACAGCAAAAGAGATTATTGCAGGAACGAAAAAATGCTAAAAAACAAAAAGTTTTCCTGGGTATTTTCGCTGTTGGCTTTGTGATAAATTCCTTGTTAGTATTTCAGACATTTAATTTGTATAGGAAGGCTTCAATCAATGAAAAACAAGCTAGAATTAACGAAATTGTGGCTATTATCAATTCTGCCAACACTTTATTCAGCCAAAATTATCACCTGGATGCTTTATTGTCGGCTTTAGCAGCACACCGAAAAATTGAAACTATCCAATCAGCTAATCCCGAAATTATTGAGAAAGTTAAAGACACGGTTAGCCGCGCATTTTTCCGCGCTGATGAGTTTAATCGTATTGTAGCCCATCAAAATATGATTTGGCGAGTTACGTTCTCTCCTGACGGTCAATATATCGCTACTAGCAGTAATGATAGAACTATTAGACTCTGGGATATAAGCGGTAATTTATTACGGGTTTTTGAGGGTCATGCAGGGGACATTTTTGATGTGGCTTTTTCGCCAGATGGTCAATTTTTAGCCTCAGCTAGTTTAGACAAAACGGCTAAAGTCTGGACTCTTGATGGTAATTTAGTTACTACCCTAAATCTCCATGAAAATGGTGTCAGAGCGATCGCTTTTTCTCCAGATGGTCAAACCATAGGAACAGCCAGTCAAGACAAAACAGCACAACTGTGGCGACGGGGTGACCAGGGATGGACTGATGCTTATCTTTACCTGACTTTAACAGGTCATGATGATGCTGTAGAGGCGATCGCTTTTTCTCCAGATGGTCAAAATATCGCCACCAGCAGCAAAGACCACACCGTGAAACTATGGGGAATAGATGGCAGTCTAGTTAATACCTTTAGGGGACACCAAAACCCCGTCTGGGATGTGGTATTCTCCCCTGATGGGAAAACTATCGTTTCCGGTAGCAATGACGGTACAGCCAAAGTGTGGGGACTTGATGGCAGTCTGATTACTACTTTACCCTCCCAGGAAGGTTGGGTTTGGTCTGTGGCTATTAGTCCTCCCGATAGCATTATCCGCCGTTTAGGTATCGCTTTTGCTACCGCTGATTTAGCTAATAATATTAAGCTGTGGGATATAGATGGTAATTTGTTATATACCCTAGAAGGTCATGAACAACAGGTCTGGAATGTTAGCTTTAGTCCTGATGGTAAAACTCTGGCTTCGGTAAGCAATGATAACAGTCTTCGACTCTGGAGTTTTGACCACCCTAGCCTGACGATTTTGAGGGGACATAATCGAGGTATTTTAGATGCGGTATTTTCTGAGGATGACAGTTTTGTGGTAACTGGTAGTGATGATAAAACTCTCAAAATTTGGCGACCTAATGGGGAGTTATTACAGACTATTCCTACTAGCGATGGGGGAGTTTTGTCGGTCAGTTTTGATTATCACAATCAGATTTTAGCTACTGGTAGCTATGACAATATTGTTCAACTGTGGCAAATTTCACCTGATGGAACCAACATAACTTTACTCAACACTTTAACTGAACATACTGGACCTGTTTGGTCGGTGGCTTTTAGTCCTAATGGTGAATTTCTGGTGAGTGGTGGTGGTGATGGCACTATCAAACTTTGGAATAAAGATGGAGTTTTGCAAAACAGTTGGTCTTCACAAGGACAGACTATCCGCACAGTTGCTATTAGCCGAGATAGTCAGTTAATTGCTTATGGTGGTAGTGGTGAAACGGTGCAAATTTGGGGAGTTGATGGTAGTCTTAAACGGGAACTAAGTCAATACCACACCGGAACTATATTAGGCTTAGATTTTTCTCCTGATGGTCGCTTTTTGGCTTCGGTAGCTGAGGATGATATGGTGAAAATTTGGGATGTTAATAGCAATTTAATTAACAGTTTTAAAACTTATCATAATGATATTGTATCTGATGTTAATTTTTCCCCAGATAGTAAAATACTGGCGACGGTGGGAACAGATGGAAGTGCGAAACTATGGACTGTTAGCGGTGAAAAATTGGCGGTTTTTAATGGTCATCGCACCCGTCAAACTAGGGTTTTGTCGGTGAGTTTTAGCAATGATGGTAAAAAGTTAATTTCTACTGATACTGATGGGGTGGCTATTCTATGGAATCTCGATAATTCTATTAATTATCAATCGGTGAAAAATTATGCTTGTGAATGGGTGCGCGATTACTTACCAATTAATCCCGATACTCCAAATGGCGATCGCCAAATTTGCCAAAATTAA